The Candidatus Methylomirabilota bacterium nucleotide sequence GCGCCCCCGACCGCGTCACCGACCTCTCGCGGGTGCTCTTCGAGGAGTCGCCCACCATCGGCGTCCGCTGGACCGCCTACCAGCGCGAGCGGCTCGATCGCGAGATGGTGACGCTGACCACGACATACGGCGCCATTCCCTTCAAGGTCTCGCGCCTGGACGGCCGCGTGGTCACGGTGACCCCCGAGTTCGACGAGGTCCGGCGCGTCGCGAGGGCCAAGGGCCTGCCCGTGCGCGAGGTGCTGGACCAGGCGCGCGCCGAGGGCCGCCGGCTGTTCCAGTAGCAGGCCGGCCTCACGGCCCGGTGGCTTGACATCCCCAGGCCTCAGGAATATGGTTTGAGCGCTTTGCCGGCCTCGGACCCCTCGACGACGAGGCGGCAGTCATCGACCCGCAGCCCTCTGAGGAGGTACGCGCAGTGAAAACGTCCATGACCATCAATGGCGTCGCTCACTCTCATGACGTCGAGCCCCGGCTCCTGCTCGTGCACTTCATCCGCGAGCTGGCCGGGCTCACGGGCACGCACGTGGGCTGCGACACGAGCCAGTGCGGGGCCTGCACCATCCATCTGAATGGCCAGGCCGTGAAGTCCTGTACCATCCTGGCCGTCCAGGCCGACGGCGCCCAGATCGCCACGATCGAAGGCATGGCCAAGGACGGCAAGCTGCACCCCATCCAGGACGCCTTCTGGGAGAAGCACGGGCTGCAGTGCGGCTTCTGCACGCCGGGCATGATCATGTCCGCGGCGCAGCTCCTCCAGCGCTATCCCAAGCCGACGGAGGAACAGATCCGGCACCAGCTCGACGGCAATCTCTGCCGCTGCACGGGCTACCACAATATCGTCAAGGCCATTCAGTACGCCGCCGAGAAGATGCCGGCGAAGTAGGGAGAGAGCGATCATGGCGACAGCCAGGCTGCTGGGCGCGAGCATCAAGCGGCGTGAGGACCCCCGCTTCATCACCGGCAAGGGCCACTACACGGACGACCTCAAGCTGCCCGGGATGACCTACGCGGCCTTCGTGCGAA carries:
- a CDS encoding (2Fe-2S)-binding protein, with product MTINGVAHSHDVEPRLLLVHFIRELAGLTGTHVGCDTSQCGACTIHLNGQAVKSCTILAVQADGAQIATIEGMAKDGKLHPIQDAFWEKHGLQCGFCTPGMIMSAAQLLQRYPKPTEEQIRHQLDGNLCRCTGYHNIVKAIQYAAEKMPAK